gctatgtggaaaaaaataaaatgagtaaaaattatgaaacgaaataaataattatttacttaTTACTTTTGCTTTGCACTTAATTGTGATGAGGATTTTGATAATCTTATTCAAATTGGCCCTTTTAACTTTTGGTCAAAATCCAAAGaagtcaaatttaattttttagctaaataaatttctaaattttgcttttaagaaatattattttttaataataaacataTTTTTTCAATAGTAAAATgttagttttataattttaaaaattatttattatttctgtatactttttaaaaaatttatgttaatgaaaatattaaattttttatattttaaattagaaaaaaataatatttgaatattaaaaataatattttattaaggaTGACTTATTTGGTTCTGCAAATAAAATTAGTGATTTAtttggaaaaaaataaataaattggatTATTTAGACATTGAAGGAAAGTTCAAGGAATGTTTTGGACTTttccctatatatatatatatatatatatatatatatatatatatatatatatatatatatatatatatatgtgtgtgtgttttCAGGTATGGCTGTGGTGATAACCGTAGCAATTGTGGCTGTGGTGATAACCGTAGCAATTGTAGCTACGGTTTATGCCCGTATTCACTGCCGGAAGAAAGCAAGAACGGCAATTCCTGAAGATGCCCGAAATGCTACCAATCAGCAATTAGACAAAGTTTCAACCGATGATGTGACAATAAGAGTAGAGGAGCCTTATCAATTTCCAATGGTTAGAGATCCACAGGTTCACTATCCAACAATGGAGAGATTCCTCGATAATATTGCCAGACACAAACCCATCAGGTTTTCCCCTCGGCAGATTCAAGAATTCACTAATAATTGCTCAAACGTATTGGGTTCAGGGGCTTATGGGGTTGTCTTTAAAGGAATGTTCCCAAGTGAAGTTCCTGTGGCTGTCAAAGTTCTCACCAACCATTTCAGAAATAAGAAAATGGAAGAGCAGTTCATGGCAGAAATAGCCACCATAGGAAGAACTTATCATGCCAATTTGGTTAGACTCTATGGCTTCTGCTTTGATCCTTCTATGATGGCTCTTGTTTACGAGTACATGGAGAATGGATCTCTTAACAAGGTGTTGTTCGACGAAATGCGAGAGATTGAGTGGCAGAAGCTGCATGGGATTGCAATAGGAACTGCGAAAGCCATAGCCTATTTGCATGAAGAATGCGAACAAAGGATTATTCACTACGATATAAAACCTGAAAACATACTTCTTGATCATTCTTTGAATCCCAAGGTTGCAGATTTTGGGTTGGCAAAGTTATGCAATAGAGAAGACAGTAAGGTAACGTTAAGTGGTGGTAGAGGAACGTTGGGATACTCTGCACCAGAGGTTTGGAGTAGGAACCATCCGGTGACCCACAAGTGCGATGTTTACAGTTTTGGAATTGTGCTGTTAGAAATTGTTGGAAGGAGAAGACATTTTGATGCCAATCTAAATGAGTCTCGTCAATGGCTTCCAAAATGGACATGGGATATGTACAAGAATAATGAACTTGAATTAATGTTGTCTCTTTGTGGGATTGAACAGAAGCACAGAGAGAAAGCAGAGAGAATGGCTATTGTGGCATTACA
This Manihot esculenta cultivar AM560-2 chromosome 6, M.esculenta_v8, whole genome shotgun sequence DNA region includes the following protein-coding sequences:
- the LOC110618046 gene encoding rust resistance kinase Lr10; translated protein: MAVVITVAIVAVVITVAIVATVYARIHCRKKARTAIPEDARNATNQQLDKVSTDDVTIRVEEPYQFPMVRDPQVHYPTMERFLDNIARHKPIRFSPRQIQEFTNNCSNVLGSGAYGVVFKGMFPSEVPVAVKVLTNHFRNKKMEEQFMAEIATIGRTYHANLVRLYGFCFDPSMMALVYEYMENGSLNKVLFDEMREIEWQKLHGIAIGTAKAIAYLHEECEQRIIHYDIKPENILLDHSLNPKVADFGLAKLCNREDSKVTLSGGRGTLGYSAPEVWSRNHPVTHKCDVYSFGIVLLEIVGRRRHFDANLNESRQWLPKWTWDMYKNNELELMLSLCGIEQKHREKAERMAIVALQCVHHSPDVRPVMSDVVKMLEGSMEIIEQHPNPFEDLESFRPNIGLLFGNDEDSNSASRRHISKPPYLVPKGEKEIELATC